Proteins from a single region of Choloepus didactylus isolate mChoDid1 chromosome 10, mChoDid1.pri, whole genome shotgun sequence:
- the SPIN1 gene encoding spindlin-1 yields the protein MKTPFGKTPGQRSRADAGHAGVSANMMKKRTSHKKHRSSVGPSKPVSQPRRNIVGCRIQHGWKEGNGPVTQWKGTVLDQVPVNPSLYLIKYDGFDCVYGLELNKDERVSALEVLPDRVATSRISDAHLADTMIGKAVEHMFETEDGSKDEWRGMVLARAPIMNTWFYITYEKDPVLYMYQLLDDYKEGDLRIMPDSNDSPPAEREPGEVVDSLVGKQVEYAKEDGSKRTGMVIHQVEAKPSVYFIKFDDDFHIYVYDLVKTS from the exons GACATGCTGGTGTATCTGCAAACATGATGAAGAAAAGGACTTCCCACAA AAAACATCGAAGCAGTGTGGGGCCCAGCAAGCCTGTTTCCCAGCCCCGGAGGAACATCGTAGGCTGCAGAATTCAGCATGGGTGGAAAGAAGGGAATGGACCTGTTACACAGTGGAAAGGAACAGTTCTGGATCAGGTTCCTGTAAATCCTTCTTTGTATCTTATAAAATACGATGGATTTGACTGTGTTTATGGACTAGAACTTAATAAAGACGAAAGAGTTTCTGCACTTGAAGTCCTCCCTGATAGAGTTG CAACATCTCGGATCAGTGATGCACACTTAGCAGACACAATGATTGGCAAAGCAGTGGAGCATATGTTTGAAACGGAGGATGGTTCTAAAGATGAATGGAGGGGAATGGTCTTGGCACGCGCGCCTATAATGAACACGTGGTTTTACATTACCTATGAGAAAGATCCTGTCTTGTATATGTACCAGCTCTTAGATGACTATAAAGAAGGTGACCTTCGCATTATGCCTGATTCTA ACGATTCTCCTCCAGCAGAAAGGGAACCAGGAGAAGTTGTGGACAGCCTGGTAGGCAAACAAGTGGAATATGCCAAAGAAGATGGCTCGAAAAGGACTGGCATGGTCATTCATCAAGTAGAAGCCAAACCATCTGTCTATTTCATCAAGTTTGATGATGATTTCCATATTTATGTCTACGATTTGGTGAAAACATCCTAG